One window from the genome of Pseudomonadota bacterium encodes:
- a CDS encoding radical SAM protein — protein MPPSPAGRGARLKDRLEEAGCYGPGQIGGRRWPIGCVSLEVTQRCNPRLQPVSEHSEAVRDIPLEELFRRIGM, from the coding sequence TTGCCCCCGAGTCCCGCGGGGCGGGGAGCGCGCCTCAAGGACCGCCTCGAGGAGGCGGGGTGCTACGGCCCGGGCCAGATCGGCGGGCGGCGTTGGCCGATCGGCTGCGTGTCTCTGGAGGTCACGCAGCGCTGCAACCCTCGATTGCAGCCTGTGTCGGAGCACTCCGAGGCGGTCCGGGACATCCCCCTAGAAGAATTGTTTCGCCGCATCGGCATGA